Proteins from a single region of Paraglaciecola sp. T6c:
- the tuf gene encoding elongation factor Tu — MAKAKFERTKPHVNVGTIGHVDHGKTTLTAAITTVLAKTYGGAASAFDQIDNAPEERERGITISTSHVEYDTPTRHYAHVDCPGHADYVKNMITGAAQMDGAILVVAATDGPMPQTREHILLGRQVGVPFMVVFMNKCDMVDDEELLELVEMEVRELLSEYEFPGDDLPVIQGSALKALEGEEQWEAKIIELAEALDSYIPEPERDIDKPFLLPIEDVFSISGRGTVVTGRVERGIVNTGDAVEIVGMKDTTTSTVTGVEMFRKLLDEGRAGENIGALLRGTKREDVERGQVLAKPGSINPHTQFEAEVYVLSKDEGGRHTPFFKGYRPQFYFRTTDVTGAVELPEGVEMVMPGDNLKFVVELIAPIAMDEGLRFAIREGGRTVGAGVVAKIIA, encoded by the coding sequence ATGGCAAAAGCAAAGTTTGAACGCACTAAACCGCATGTAAACGTCGGTACAATCGGCCACGTTGACCACGGTAAAACCACTCTAACAGCAGCAATTACTACTGTACTAGCAAAAACGTACGGTGGTGCAGCATCTGCATTCGATCAAATCGATAACGCTCCTGAAGAGCGCGAGCGTGGTATCACAATTTCAACGTCTCACGTTGAATACGATACGCCTACTCGTCACTACGCACACGTTGACTGTCCTGGACACGCCGATTATGTAAAAAACATGATCACTGGTGCTGCTCAAATGGATGGCGCGATTCTAGTAGTAGCAGCGACCGATGGTCCTATGCCACAAACACGTGAGCACATCTTGTTAGGCCGTCAGGTTGGCGTACCTTTCATGGTTGTTTTCATGAACAAATGTGACATGGTTGACGACGAAGAATTGTTAGAATTGGTAGAGATGGAAGTACGTGAATTGCTTTCAGAATACGAATTCCCTGGCGACGACTTACCAGTAATCCAAGGTTCAGCGCTTAAAGCCCTAGAAGGCGAAGAGCAATGGGAAGCAAAAATCATTGAGCTTGCAGAAGCCCTTGATAGCTACATCCCAGAGCCAGAGCGTGACATCGACAAGCCTTTCCTACTTCCAATTGAAGATGTATTCTCAATTTCAGGTCGTGGTACGGTTGTAACAGGTCGTGTTGAGCGTGGTATCGTAAACACAGGTGATGCAGTAGAAATCGTTGGTATGAAAGATACAACGACTTCAACGGTAACTGGTGTTGAAATGTTCCGTAAATTGCTTGACGAAGGTCGTGCTGGTGAGAACATCGGTGCATTGCTTCGTGGTACTAAGCGTGAAGATGTTGAGCGTGGTCAAGTACTAGCTAAGCCTGGTTCAATCAACCCACACACTCAATTCGAAGCTGAAGTATACGTACTAAGCAAAGACGAAGGTGGCCGTCATACTCCATTCTTCAAAGGTTACCGTCCACAGTTCTACTTCCGTACAACTGACGTAACAGGTGCTGTAGAGCTTCCTGAAGGCGTAGAAATGGTAATGCCTGGTGACAACTTGAAATTCGTAGTTGAATTGATTGCTCCTATCGCGATGGACGAAGGTTTACGCTTCGCAATCCGTGAAGGTGGCCGCACAGTAGGTGCAGGCGTTGTTGCAAAAATCATTGCTTAA
- a CDS encoding type III pantothenate kinase: MSEQANALLLDIGNSFIKSAHVKISERVFEQPLIVTRCNEVSKLREQIKASQRVVAAAVGQGQQVKLLESLCAELHVPLILAKSQAQAFSMRCAYRNFSTLGVDRWLAVIAARRISNTDAYCVIDLGTANTCDVVIGHQHLGGWIAPGFSLMRDSLIKNTELVFANDDFPNDLTLGEQTVDCVNMGCAAAVNGFIYAAEQKMRERKSEYTVIITGGGQELIKKNAPKHYYFHKNLVLLGLLEYLFT; encoded by the coding sequence GTGTCAGAGCAAGCTAACGCGCTTTTATTAGATATAGGCAACAGCTTTATTAAAAGCGCTCACGTCAAAATCAGTGAGCGGGTATTTGAGCAGCCGCTTATTGTCACTCGGTGCAATGAGGTGAGCAAACTTCGCGAGCAGATTAAAGCAAGTCAGCGGGTCGTTGCTGCAGCCGTCGGTCAGGGTCAACAAGTCAAATTACTGGAATCGCTGTGCGCCGAGCTTCATGTGCCTCTGATCTTAGCTAAATCTCAAGCTCAGGCTTTTTCGATGCGGTGTGCATATCGCAATTTTTCGACATTAGGGGTGGACCGATGGCTAGCGGTAATTGCAGCGCGGCGAATAAGTAACACAGATGCGTATTGTGTTATTGACTTAGGCACCGCAAATACCTGCGATGTAGTGATTGGGCATCAACATCTAGGTGGCTGGATTGCTCCTGGTTTTAGCTTAATGCGCGATAGCCTGATTAAAAATACTGAATTGGTGTTCGCCAACGATGACTTTCCAAATGATTTAACCCTAGGTGAGCAAACAGTCGATTGTGTGAATATGGGGTGTGCCGCAGCCGTAAATGGATTTATTTACGCCGCTGAACAAAAAATGCGTGAGAGAAAAAGCGAATATACAGTGATCATCACAGGTGGTGGCCAAGAGCTAATCAAAAAAAACGCACCTAAACATTACTATTTTCATAAAAATTTAGTTTTATTGGGCTTACTCGAATATTTATTTACCTAA
- the birA gene encoding bifunctional biotin--[acetyl-CoA-carboxylase] ligase/biotin operon repressor BirA translates to MKQGTSKQSDIFRNHIVQALANGQFCSGELLGEQLGISRAAVSKYIKSLTELGLNIFSVTGKGYRLAEPIQLLDEALISKHCEHFVPTQLTLLNVVDSTNQYLKERIGSLHNGDVCLAEAQTAGRGRRGRTWVSPYGASLYLSQFWQFAGGYQSIGGLSLAVGVAITQALETAGYQDVQLKWPNDIYAQGKKLAGVLIEVEGQMGSACDCIIGVGLNMALDMGSERIDQPWIDLATLNPDGFDRNRVSALLLDELTRCADLFSQAGLEPFLEKWRNRNVYQDKPVYLIIGNKTVHGICKGIDKTGALLLEQEDGIQAYSGGEISVRAS, encoded by the coding sequence ATGAAGCAGGGCACGAGCAAACAGTCAGATATCTTTCGTAATCATATAGTCCAAGCATTGGCAAATGGGCAGTTCTGCTCAGGGGAATTGTTGGGAGAGCAGCTTGGCATATCCAGAGCGGCGGTATCTAAATATATAAAATCTCTCACAGAACTTGGATTAAACATTTTTAGCGTCACGGGCAAAGGATATCGACTCGCGGAGCCAATACAGTTGCTTGATGAAGCGTTAATCAGCAAACATTGTGAGCACTTTGTTCCTACTCAACTAACGCTGTTAAACGTGGTCGACTCCACTAATCAATACCTAAAGGAGCGTATTGGGTCCTTACATAATGGTGATGTGTGCTTGGCGGAAGCGCAAACCGCAGGGAGGGGAAGACGAGGTCGCACTTGGGTTTCCCCTTATGGAGCGAGTTTGTATTTATCGCAGTTTTGGCAGTTTGCTGGTGGTTATCAATCGATTGGAGGTTTGAGCTTGGCAGTCGGCGTGGCCATCACTCAAGCATTAGAAACCGCAGGCTACCAAGATGTGCAGTTGAAATGGCCTAACGATATTTACGCCCAAGGCAAAAAATTAGCGGGGGTATTAATTGAAGTGGAAGGGCAAATGGGCAGCGCCTGTGATTGCATCATCGGTGTTGGACTTAATATGGCACTTGATATGGGCAGTGAGCGCATAGACCAACCTTGGATTGATTTAGCCACTCTAAACCCAGACGGCTTTGATCGTAATCGAGTCAGTGCGCTGCTATTAGATGAACTTACCCGCTGTGCTGACCTCTTTAGCCAAGCTGGGCTAGAGCCTTTCCTTGAAAAGTGGCGAAACAGAAACGTGTACCAGGATAAACCCGTTTATTTGATAATCGGTAACAAAACCGTGCATGGCATTTGTAAAGGTATTGATAAAACCGGGGCACTTTTATTAGAGCAAGAAGACGGCATTCAAGCGTACAGTGGTGGAGAAATAAGTGTCAGAGCAAGCTAA
- the murB gene encoding UDP-N-acetylmuramate dehydrogenase, protein MKSLQQLHTFGLPAHCTDFVSIKSVHSAHTFIAQHQKQPFYLLGQGSNTAFVADYKGTVAEVALKGIGVQENESHYIIKAAAGESWHELVVYCLKHTMYGFENLALIPGTVGAAPIQNIGAYGVEVERFIQSVQYIDLKTNQVHSIAAKDCEFGYRDSIFKHALWQKAMIVGVTFLLPKAWQPVVTYGELAALHAPSAQDIFNKVVEVRQAKLPDPSVLGNAGSFFKNPIISCDNLAALHQQFPSMPFYPLDTRTVKIPAAWLIDQLGFKGQFEGGIRCHPKQALVLTNAEQGTGEQLLSLARRIKNAVAEQFSIDLEHEVQLIGAKGRVLL, encoded by the coding sequence TTGAAATCTCTGCAACAGCTCCACACCTTTGGGTTACCCGCACACTGTACTGACTTTGTCAGTATTAAAAGTGTGCACAGTGCACACACCTTTATCGCTCAACACCAAAAACAGCCCTTTTACCTGTTAGGACAGGGCAGCAACACCGCCTTTGTGGCTGATTATAAAGGCACGGTGGCAGAAGTAGCGCTTAAGGGAATTGGCGTGCAAGAGAATGAATCGCACTACATCATTAAGGCAGCCGCGGGGGAAAGTTGGCATGAACTGGTCGTTTATTGCCTGAAACACACCATGTATGGATTTGAAAATTTAGCACTTATCCCAGGTACTGTCGGCGCAGCGCCAATTCAGAATATTGGTGCTTACGGTGTTGAAGTTGAGCGCTTTATTCAATCTGTCCAATATATCGACTTGAAGACGAATCAAGTTCACAGTATTGCAGCAAAAGATTGCGAGTTTGGTTATCGAGACAGTATTTTCAAGCATGCCCTATGGCAAAAGGCCATGATTGTGGGGGTAACCTTCTTATTGCCAAAAGCGTGGCAGCCCGTTGTTACTTATGGTGAATTAGCTGCTTTACATGCCCCAAGTGCACAGGACATATTTAACAAGGTAGTAGAAGTACGCCAAGCAAAATTGCCCGATCCAAGTGTATTGGGCAATGCTGGTAGTTTCTTCAAAAATCCCATTATCAGTTGCGATAACCTTGCAGCATTGCACCAGCAGTTCCCATCAATGCCTTTCTATCCCTTAGATACTAGGACAGTAAAAATACCCGCGGCATGGCTAATCGATCAGCTAGGTTTTAAGGGGCAGTTTGAAGGCGGGATTCGTTGTCATCCCAAACAAGCGCTCGTATTAACAAATGCCGAGCAAGGCACAGGCGAGCAACTTTTATCGCTAGCTAGGCGGATTAAAAATGCTGTTGCAGAGCAGTTCAGCATTGACTTAGAGCACGAAGTACAACTTATTGGCGCCAAGGGAAGGGTTTTATTATGA